In the genome of Aequorivita sp. H23M31, the window AAATACAAAGGCTCAACATTTATATTAAAACTACACCTAATATCTTAAACTATGGAAACTGAAAACAAAAAAATCCTTCTTGTAGAAGATGACCCAAACTTTGGAACAGTCCTGAAAGACTATCTTGCTATGAATGATTACAACGTCACTCATGCTAAAAATGGAATGGAAGGTTTTGAGAAATTCAAAAAAGATGATTTTGATCTTTGTATTTTGGATGTAATGATGCCTTATAAAGACGGTTTTACCTTGGCAAAGGAAATTCGAGAAAAAAATGAGGATATTCCCATTATATTCCTTACTGCTAAAGCAATGAAAGAGGATGTGCTTAAAGGTTACAAAGTAGGCGCAGACGACTATCTAAACAAACCTTTTGATAGTGAAGTACTATTAATGAAAATAAAAGCCATTATTCAGCGCAAAGCTACAGACTCAATTGCCGACAGTAAGCAATTTGAATTTGAGATTGGAAATTTCTTCTTGAACTCCAAATTACGGTTCTTAACATATAAGAAAGAAGATCCTATTAAACTTTCTCCAAAAGAAAATGAGCTTCTTCGACTTTTGGCCCTTCATAAAAACGATTTAATGGCCCGCGAATTGGCGCTAACGAAAATATGGAGAGATGATAATTACTTTACTTCCAGAAGTATGGACGTATATATTGCCAAATTGAGAAAATACTTGAGCAAAGATGACGGCGTCGAAATCGTTAACATCCATGGCGAAGGGTTCCGATTGGTAGTTAAGGATGAAGTGGATAACTAACGCTATATCTTTTTTTTGATTTAACCGATTGGTTTATTCCATAGTTAAAAAGTTGTGCCAGATTGTCCTTAAAATCACTCTAGTAGGACTTAATCATGCCGCATATTTCCTTGGTTATATCTTTATATTGCAATAAAAAAACGTCAATTAATTTGACGTTTTTTTGTGGATAAAATTTAAAATTTCCAAATGATCTGTGCGATAATCAAACCAGTTGATAGCTTCATTTTTTCTAAACCAAGTGCCTTGTCTTTTGGCGAAGCGGCGGGTGTTCTTTTTAATTTCAGAAATGGCTTCTTCCTTTGCAATAGTGCCGTCAAAATAATCGAAGAGTTCCCGATAACCTACCGTTTGAAGGGCATTTCGATCCCGGTAATTATAAAGCTGGTAAGCTTCATCTATTAAACCGTTATCAATCATTTGGTCAACTCGTTTGTTGATGCGGTTATACACAATTTCCCTGTCTGCGGTAAGTCCGATGAAGAGTGGTTGAAAATTTCTAAACACAGATTTTTTGTTTAAAAATGATGAGAAGGGTTTTCCAGTGAAGTCAATAATTTCCAACGCTCTAATAAGTCGGTGCGGGTTTTGAATGTCGATTTTGGAGAAATAAATAGGATCCTCCTTTTTTAATCTAGCCTGAAGATGTTCAATACCCAATGAATTCATTTCTGAATTAAGTTGTTCTCTTATTTCGGCTGGCACAGTAGGAAACTCATCCAGGCCGGAAACAACGGCGTCAATATATAAACCTGAACCTCCAATCATAACTAAAGAATCAAGCCTTTTGGTCTTTATGTTTTCGGGAAAAAACTTTTCGTTTATTAAATCAATAGCTTCTTTTTCAAAATTGCCTACAGAATAGTCCTCAAAAATACTTTTGCTCTGTATAAAGTGATGCGGTACGGCGTCAAGTTCTTCTTTTACGGGTACTGCAGTCCCGATGGACATTTCTTTATAAAATTGTCTGGAATCTGCAGAGATTATTTCGGTATTAAGTCTTTGAGCAATGGCAATTGCCATCGATGTTTTTCCAATGGCGGTAGGCCCAACCACACAGATTAAAAAGGGCTTGTTGGTCATTGATTTGATGAGTTATTTGGATAAAGATTCTCGCCACAGTTATAACAATACTTAGCATCATCTCGATGCTTACTAACTCCGCAATTTTGGCAGGATTGGGAGTTTACGTGAACAAAATCTTCTTTACTGTTCTTAAAATATCGGGCACCAACAATTCCTGTTGGAACTGCAATTATCCCGTAACCCAAGATCATTATCAAGGTTGCCAAAAATTGGCCCACGGCCGTAATAGGGGCAATATCTCCAAATCCAACTGTCGTTAAGGTAACGATTGTCCAATAAATGCTAACAGGAATATTTTCAAAACCACTTTCCTCTCCTTCTACCAGATACATTAAGGTTCCGAATATTACAGCAATGATAATAACGGCAAAAATGAAAATAAAGATCTTCACCCGGCTTTCCATTAACGCTTTGCGCAATTGATTTCCCTCCCCAATAAAGCGACCAATTTTTAAAATTCGGAATATCCTTAACAGCCTCAGCGCCCGTATGGTTATTAAGTAATTGGTGCCAAAGAATATTAAAGAGATATATAAAGGAATTGTGGACAGAAAATCGATGATTCCATAAAAACTGAATATGTATTTTGCTGGTTTTTGTACTACAATTATTCGTGTAATATATTCTATGGTAAATAAGATTGTGATTACCCATTCGATTACCAGAAAGTACTGGTGATATTTTGAATTGATGGCCGTCACACTTTCCAACATAACGATGAGCACACTCACTAAAATCAATATTAGCAGGACAATATCAAAGAGTTTACCCATTGGGGTGTCTGCTTCATAAATGATTTCATGAACTCTGGACCGCCAGTTTTTTATTTTTTTTGGTTCCACTTCTTTGATTTAATTTGCTAAAAATAAAGAAAGTCAGTCTAATTGACTGAGTGAGGAGCAAGGTTTATAGTTTTTAAAACCTTATTTTTTTGGAGATAATTTTGGATGATATGTGTGGATTCGCGATGGAATTGTGATGGGTTTATGATGGTTTTCAATATTTCCGGGCGGTTAATTTGATGGTTTAAATTAAAAAAGGCATAGCCTTTGTAACTTCCATTTTCAATCCAAATTACAGACCGCTCCTCGGTACTCCTTCC includes:
- a CDS encoding response regulator transcription factor; amino-acid sequence: METENKKILLVEDDPNFGTVLKDYLAMNDYNVTHAKNGMEGFEKFKKDDFDLCILDVMMPYKDGFTLAKEIREKNEDIPIIFLTAKAMKEDVLKGYKVGADDYLNKPFDSEVLLMKIKAIIQRKATDSIADSKQFEFEIGNFFLNSKLRFLTYKKEDPIKLSPKENELLRLLALHKNDLMARELALTKIWRDDNYFTSRSMDVYIAKLRKYLSKDDGVEIVNIHGEGFRLVVKDEVDN
- the miaA gene encoding tRNA (adenosine(37)-N6)-dimethylallyltransferase MiaA produces the protein MTNKPFLICVVGPTAIGKTSMAIAIAQRLNTEIISADSRQFYKEMSIGTAVPVKEELDAVPHHFIQSKSIFEDYSVGNFEKEAIDLINEKFFPENIKTKRLDSLVMIGGSGLYIDAVVSGLDEFPTVPAEIREQLNSEMNSLGIEHLQARLKKEDPIYFSKIDIQNPHRLIRALEIIDFTGKPFSSFLNKKSVFRNFQPLFIGLTADREIVYNRINKRVDQMIDNGLIDEAYQLYNYRDRNALQTVGYRELFDYFDGTIAKEEAISEIKKNTRRFAKRQGTWFRKNEAINWFDYRTDHLEILNFIHKKTSN
- a CDS encoding ion transporter, producing MEPKKIKNWRSRVHEIIYEADTPMGKLFDIVLLILILVSVLIVMLESVTAINSKYHQYFLVIEWVITILFTIEYITRIIVVQKPAKYIFSFYGIIDFLSTIPLYISLIFFGTNYLITIRALRLLRIFRILKIGRFIGEGNQLRKALMESRVKIFIFIFAVIIIAVIFGTLMYLVEGEESGFENIPVSIYWTIVTLTTVGFGDIAPITAVGQFLATLIMILGYGIIAVPTGIVGARYFKNSKEDFVHVNSQSCQNCGVSKHRDDAKYCYNCGENLYPNNSSNQ